The genomic segment GTCCTCTTCGCTGGCCTGAGAGATGAAGGTTACCGAATGGACCCCGGGCTCACTTCCCTGGGCTCCATCCCCGGAATTTGCCTCGTTCGCCTTGCTATAGGCTACCACCTGCTCCCCGGTGACCTTTCCCCCTACAACAGCCACCTCACCCCCCCGCATGGATTCCACGATAACAGGCTCCCCAGGCACTAAAGACGGAGAGTCCACCTCGATCACGCCCAGGTACCGAGGTTTACCGAAAATGATCAGATATAAGCTCAAAAGGATATTCCTCCTTGATCAATAAATACGCAAGATCGGCGACCATCGTCGCCGAAAGATGGGTCCGAGCAGCCAGAAAAACCAGTTGAGACAGGCCTGCTGCCTCCTTCAGACGACCCTGTGCAGTCAGGGAGATCTCCATACCCCTCAGCTCCGTCAGGAGATCGCCGACTTGAGCTTTCTGGCTTACTCGAGCTATCCACGTCAACCACGCTGCCTCTCCATCAGGGACGGGGAGCGCCTCAATCAGCTCCTCCTGAGGGAACCGAAGGAACCATGAACGGCTTCTGAGGGTAGTGATAAGCCCATCCCTCTCCATGAGAAAAAACACATGACCATGGCTTGGCGGCTCCTCAGCTATCTTGAGCATGCTGTTGGCGGCATTGAGGTTCATCTGATCAGCACAGAGGATCGCAGCGATACGCCGAGAGGACACCACAGGATAAAGACGAAGAGCGTCCGATATTCGTCGACACTCATTAACCGACGGAGGTCCATCCTCACCGACGATAAGCAGATCAGGATGTCCCTCGTCACTCCAGGCCAGACAGGACGGACATTGGCCGCAACAAGTACGATCCCGACAAAGCCAGAATCGAGCCACGGACCACAGAAGCTGACGCTGGTACATCTCCGGGATAACCAAGGCCACGGCCGAAGGAAGCACAGCCCGGTTCAGAGCCTCCATGAGTCCAGACCAGGCCGTACACTCAGTTATAGCAGCAGGGAGAGAATACATCCCTTGATGTCCTCCATAAGCTCAAGGGCCCGAGTCCTCTGGCCCTCTCGAAACAAGACATCTTCCAGATCATGAAGCCAGGCCTCCGTCTGTTCCAATATAACGAAACCACGGGCACCAGTCCGACGCCATCGGAGATCCCGCTTCAGACGAACCCCTTTGAGAGCCCGATCCAGAAGCTGCCGAACCAGCTCCCTGTAGCGAACCAGGACGACCGTGGACGGAACTCGAGAGAGTTTAGCGCTCACGTCATCCAGCTCCCGAAGAAGGAATTCGAGCTCCATGGCGTGAAACGCCTTCTCGAAAGGAGTCTCGCCAGTCTGAACAGCAGATCGTTTTTCATCCCCTCGAAAAGGCACATCGATGCCACCGGAATGGTCACGGCCCAGAGGATGAATCTTCATGGCATCCCCATCCCAAGGGCGTTCAGGACAGCCGAAAAAACCTCATGAGGGGTTCCCACACCATCAATACGCCACACCCGCTGGGGATTCTCGTCACAAAGGGTCCGAAAGCCCCGAGCTGCCAGCTCTATGAGAGAACGATTTTCCTCAAGTCGATCCGGTATTCCCTCCCGGTACCCAACCCGCTCCATTGCCAAAGACACGGGGAGATCCACCCACAGAGTTCTATCCGGCATGGGAAAGGCCGCCCGGCGAAACAAGTCCCGGACAAAATCACGATCCTGTCCCCGACCAAAACACTGGTAGGCCACGGTGGAATCAACGTAGCGGTCGCAGATGACCGTATCTCCCCGACTCAAAGCAGGAAAGACGACCTGAGCGAGATGTTCGCAGCGATCAGCGACAAATAGAAACAGTTCCGTTTGATCATGGACGAAGGCCCCCTCCAAGAGAAGTTCTCGAAGCAAGCTCCCCTGAGACCAATCGCCAGGTTCCCTGGTTAACACGACAGTTCGCCCTTGGGCCACGAACCAATCCCGAAGGAAAGCCGCCTGGGTAGACTTGCCGCACCCATCGATTCCCTCAAAGGTGATAAACGTCCCTTTTTGATGCGAACCTCTCATCTGTGGCATATAATACCCTCGTTTCTCGTACAAGGAAAATCCCATATAAGGAGGCTCTTCAATGGCACAGAAAAAAACTCATGCCAAGCGGAACGGGTGGAACCACTACACTCCAGAAGATGCTCAACCATCGGTTCGGTTTCTCATGAAGACGGTCAGCCAAAATAAGACCGAGCGGGAGTGGATTCGGTGGCTCCGAAGCGACCTGGCTCGGCGAGGCGCCGTGCAGACCGGTACAGAAAAACTAGCTCCCGGAGATCGTGTCTACCTGGACTGGAAAGGCCGGGCTTTTCTGGCAGCTGTCATCGGAACGAACGGTCTGGATTCGGGCGTCACGGTCATCGCCTCCCATGTGGATTCTCCCCGAGTGGACATAAAGGGGCGTCCCCTCTACGAAGAGGGGAACCTCGCCTTCCTCGACTGCCATTATTACGGA from the Dethiosulfovibrio peptidovorans genome contains:
- the tmk gene encoding dTMP kinase — its product is MRGSHQKGTFITFEGIDGCGKSTQAAFLRDWFVAQGRTVVLTREPGDWSQGSLLRELLLEGAFVHDQTELFLFVADRCEHLAQVVFPALSRGDTVICDRYVDSTVAYQCFGRGQDRDFVRDLFRRAAFPMPDRTLWVDLPVSLAMERVGYREGIPDRLEENRSLIELAARGFRTLCDENPQRVWRIDGVGTPHEVFSAVLNALGMGMP